Sequence from the Qipengyuania gaetbuli genome:
GCCGCGCAGGCGCACGAAGCCGAAACGGTCCTCCACCGTGCGCTTCAGCAGGTTGGAGATTTCGCTGATGGAGAGCGGGGCGGCATTGTCGCCTGCGCGCCCCTTCGCTACCAAGCCTTCATCTTCGGAATCTGACGGGAAATCGGCGGGCATGAATATCCTTTTGCTGGGCAGCGGCGGCCGCGAACATGCGCTTGCGTGGAAACTGGCGCAATCGCCGGCCTGCGACAAGCTGTGGGCGAGCCCGGGCAATCCCGGAATGGCCGAATGTGCCGTATGCGTCGACCTCGACGCTGCCGACCATGCGGCAGTCGAGCGCTTCTGCCGCGACAACGGCGTCGGGCTGGTCGTGATCGGCCCCGAAGCGCCGCTGGTCGACGGCCTTGCCGACAGCCTGCGCGCCGCTGGCATCCCTGCATTCGGCCCTTCGAAGGCTGCCGCACAGCTCGAAGGGTCGAAAGCCTTCACCAAGGAGCTGTGCGAGCGGGCCAATATCCCCACTGCACGTTTCGTGCGCTGCACCTCGCTCGAAGCGGCCTGGGGCGCGCTCAAGAAGTTCGACCCGCCCTTCGTGCTCAAGGCCGACGGCCTGGCAGCAGGCAAGGGCGTGGTGATCGCCGAAACCCGCGAAGATGCGCAGAACGCGCTGTCCGACATGTTTGAAGGCAAGTTCGGCAGCGCGGGCAGCGAAGTCGTGATCGAGCAATTCCTCACCGGCGAGGAAGCGAGCTTCTTCGCGCTCACCGATGGCGAGACGATCGTCCCCTTCGGCAGCGCGCAGGACCACAAGCGCGTGGGCGAAGGAGATACCGGCCCCAATACCGGCGGCATGGGCGCCTATTCGCCTGCCCCCGTCCTCACCCAGGCGCTGCAGGACCAGGTGATGCGCGAAATCGTCGGCCCGACCGTGCAGACCATGCGCGAGGAAGGACACCCCTATTCGGGCGTGCTCTACGCCGGCCTCATGCTGACCAAGGACGGGCCCCAGCTGATCGAATACAACGTCCGGTTCGGCGATCCCGAATGCCAGGTGCTGATGATGCGGCTGGAAAGCGACCTCGTCGAAATCATGCTCGCCTGCGCCGAAGGCCGGCTGGGCGAGATCGCGGCGCCGAAGCTGTCGGACGATTTCGCCCTCACCGTGGTCATGGCCGCAGAAGGCTATCCCGACACGCCGAAAAGGGGCGGCGCGATCCGCATCGGCGAGGCGGAAGCAGGCGGGGCCAAGGTGTTTCACGCCGGCACGAAGCTGGACGGCGGCCAGCTGGTCGCAAACGGCGGGCGTGTGCTGAACGTAACGGCGCGCGGCGCCAGCGCGACCGAGGCGCAGCGCAATGCCTATGCCGCAGTCGACGCTGTCGATTTCCCGGAAGGCTTCTGCCGCCGCGACATTGGCCAGCGCGAGGTCAGGCGCGAGCGCGGCTAGCCGTTCGGCTCGACGATATTGTTGAGCAGCACCTGCTGCACCACGCCGCGCAGGAAGGTGCAGCCGGGGCCTACCGGCGAGTTCACCAGCAGCGCCATTTCCATGTTGTCGGGCATGAGCAGCAGCAAGCTCTGCTCCTGGCGCTGTCCGGCCGGGCAGTCGGCCTGTTCGCTCCAGCTGCCGTTCTTGTGATAGACCGAACCCCAGTTGGTCGCCCAGCGCCCGTCGAGCCCGTAACGGCTCGAAATGGCCGACGCCGCCTTGGCCCTGGACACGATCTTGTCGGTGTAGCGGAAGGTCCCCGCGACATCGAGGATTTCGTCCACCGAGAGATGCCAGCCGCCCGAACCGGCACGCCATGACAGGTCGCCCGTGTTCCAGCCGCTGCCGCCGTTGAAGGCATAGGCAAGGGCGGTGTCGG
This genomic interval carries:
- the purD gene encoding phosphoribosylamine--glycine ligase codes for the protein MNILLLGSGGREHALAWKLAQSPACDKLWASPGNPGMAECAVCVDLDAADHAAVERFCRDNGVGLVVIGPEAPLVDGLADSLRAAGIPAFGPSKAAAQLEGSKAFTKELCERANIPTARFVRCTSLEAAWGALKKFDPPFVLKADGLAAGKGVVIAETREDAQNALSDMFEGKFGSAGSEVVIEQFLTGEEASFFALTDGETIVPFGSAQDHKRVGEGDTGPNTGGMGAYSPAPVLTQALQDQVMREIVGPTVQTMREEGHPYSGVLYAGLMLTKDGPQLIEYNVRFGDPECQVLMMRLESDLVEIMLACAEGRLGEIAAPKLSDDFALTVVMAAEGYPDTPKRGGAIRIGEAEAGGAKVFHAGTKLDGGQLVANGGRVLNVTARGASATEAQRNAYAAVDAVDFPEGFCRRDIGQREVRRERG